Within the Fusobacterium sp. DD2 genome, the region TTACAAAGGCTCTAGCTGCATCATCAACTGTTATCTCCTCTTTATCTCTTACACCTAGTAAGAAACCTTGTATTATCTGAGATAAAATCGTTCCTGAGTTTCCTCTTGCTCCTAATAAAACAGCTTCAGAAACTATATCTGCCAGCTCATTCATATCAGGTTCATGGTCTAATTTTACCAATTCATTTTCTACAGACTGTAAAGTCATAGACATATTTGTACCTGTATCTCCATCTGGAACAGGATACACATTTAGGTCATTTAAAATATCCGCATACTTTGAAAGCCATCTGCTTGCTGCTATTAATAATTTTGTAAGTCTCATGGCATTCAGTACTTTTATTTCTAGTTTCATTAAAAAGTTTACCTCCATTGTTAACTGTTATTAAAATGTAGGTGGATTGACTACCCATATTGCTCTGGTAGCCTTATCTGTACTATTTTTAAATCTATGTTTTTGACTTGATTTAAAATACAGACTGTCACCTTCATTTAGACTATGTAATTCATCGTCTATATATATATCAAGTTTTCCCTCCACTATAAAGATAAATTCCTCTCCATGGTGGCTGTAATAACTTCTTCCACTTTCACCATATGGTCCTATTTCATATAAAATAGGTTCCATAGTTTTGTCTATATTTGATGTAGTTAAAAGAGCCATTTTAGTGTTTGAATCTAAGCTCTCTATATATTTTCTTTCATTACGTCTAACTAATTCTGTATTATTTTTTTCTTCTTCATCTTCTATAAGATAACTAACTTTTACATCTAAAGCTGTAGCTATTTTTTTCAAATTTTCTATAGATGGCGATGCCTTCCCCTGTTCTATCTGTGATAAAAAACTAGCTGAAAGATCAACTCTTGAAGCTAATTCTCTCAATGATAGTCCCATCTCGTTTCTGCTTTTCTTAATTCTTTCTCCTATACTGCTCATTAATCACACATCCTCGTTTAAAATTTTTATAAGACTAAAAAGAGCTTGAGATACTGCCTTTCTTCTTATCCTACTTCTATCTCCATTGAAAACTCTTTTTTCAACATATACCTTATCTTTCACTCTTATTCCAATATATACAAGTCCCACAGGTTTACTCTTAGTTCCCCCTCCAGGTCCTGCTATACCAGTAGTGGATAGAGCAATGTCACTTTTAAGTCCTAATACCATTTCCCGTGCTGTCTCCTCACTTACAGCACCGAAGCTTTCTAATGTTTCTTTTCTTACGCCCAGTCTTTCGATTTTTGCCTGATTACTATAGGATACAATCCCTTCCTTTAAAATGTCTGAAACTCCAGGTACATCTATTAATGTGCTTGCCAGCAACCCTCCTGTACAAGATTCAGCCACTGATATATCCATTTTTAATCTTTTAATCAACTCAACAACTTTTGTCTCGAGTCTATCATTATCCTCTCCAAAGATAAACTCTCCAATCTTATTATATATCTTTTTTACTATTTTTTCCACTTTATTTTTATTGCTTGCCTTTGTCTGCATTCTTATAAGGATTCCGTAATCCTTTACTAAAAATTCATAATATATATCATCCTCTGTAAAAAGGTCTCTTATTGATTCATCAATTAGTGATTCTGCAAGTCCAAATGTAATAAGATCCTTTATATATATTTCATCAATTTTCAGATTATTTTTCTTTGCATACCAGGCAAGAAATTTAGGTAGCATATTATATAATTCTCTTGGTACTCCAGGAAATGCAGCTATTCCATCAATATAAATAGCAGGTGCCATTCCTACATCATTTGTAAAAGAAACTGCTCCCTCAGGTTTTTCAACCTCTTTTACATTTATATTTTTAAATGCAATATGTGCTTTTTCAAATTTTTCTTTTAAAACTTTAAGTTCTTCCTCTTCAACTATCAATTTTTTACCTAAATAATTAGCTATTACCTCTTTAGTAATATCATCTATTGTAGGTCCAAGTCCACCAGACATGATAATTAAGTCTACATTCTTTTTACAGTAATCAATTGTCTTATATATCTCATCTTTAAAATCTCTTACTGTAAATTTCATTTCAAGTTCTATTCCATATTTATTAAGTTCCTGAGCTATGTAGATACTGTTTGTATCTACCATAGCCCCATTTAATAACTCTGTTCCTACAAGTATTATTGCTGCTTTCATATCCAAGTCCCCCTAATTAAAAGAATATGCTCCAAATACATACCATTATAAAGTTACCAATCACTCCAGCTAAGAAGTCATCTAAAACCACTCCAACACCATTTTCAAAGTGCTGTGATTTATCTATTGGTCCTATTTTAGTAATATCTAAAAACCTGAATATTATAAAAGCAATTCCCATTGCCATACAGTTTTGATAAAGTCCTACAGGATTTACAAGAAAAAGTGTTGTAAGATATCCAAGTACCTCATCTATAACTACGTTTTGAGGGTCTTTTTTCTTAAATATCTCCCTTTCACATATATCACTTACATACACAGCAACAGCAAAAAATGTCACTAAAAATGCCAAATAAAATGAATTATATATCATATTATTAGGAAAAAACTGTCTTATAAATGAAAGAACTATAAATACAGGTATTCCTCCTAAAGTTCCAAAAGTTCCTGGTGCCTTTGGCATATCTCCAAGTCCAAACCATGTTCCAAGATTTCTTATAAAATTTTTATGTTTATTCATTAATATACACCTCTTTCATAATTGTAAGCTCTGTATATTCCTTTTCTATCTTTTATATTATTAAGTACTTCTCCTACCTCTTCTGGTGTTTCTATTGTAAATTCAAGTACTACCTCATCTATCATCAAATCTGACATCTTGTATAAATCATTTAAAATATTTAAAGGTCTAGATAGATATATCTCTGTATTTCCATTTGCAGTTTTTACTGCTGTAAATATATCCCCTTCACTATTTGTAATTGTCTCTTTATCATTTTCAAATAAAGGTATCTCTACGTGCATTCCTTTAAGTCTTGAATATCCTAATATTGCCTTTCTAGCTCTTGTTTTTCCAATCTCTTTTATTTTTTCAAAACTGATTTCAGGGGATAAGATAACTGTGTCAACCTTTCCTATTTTACATAGCTCTTCCACTGTATATCTATTTGTAATATTCAAATTCCAGTTTACAGTTACGTCACTGTTTTTATTTTCAAGAAGCTGGTATAGATTTGATGCAAGTTTACTATTTAAATCCTGTTCTTCCAGTCTTCCCTCTTTTGCAATATCTATTCCTCTATGAAGTATCTTTGCTATTCCATACTCTCTAACTATTTTCTCCTGCTCTTTATTAGATACAATAGCTGAAAGAGTTACCTCTCTTTTTGCCTCATTTCCTACTGGAAGAGAGTATCTTGCTGGAGCTTTTCTTCTATAACTTTCAACAATTTTTCCAGTTAATTCCTCTGCACAATCTCTTTTTAACCCTTTTAATATAGATAGAGGCATAAATATTCCCTCATCTATTGTTACGTCTAAGCTATCAAGAGCAAGTGTTGTATCACCTAACTGTCCAACTTTTTCCTTTACTTCATCTGATGTAAGTGATTTTTTGCTGGCTTTTTCAACAATTTTATCCCCTATTTTAACAGCTTCTACAACCTGTCCAAAATTATTTACAGCTCTTAATATAAGTTTTGGATACTCACCTATTTTTGCAACAAATTCACCATTTATTTCAAGTCTTTGTTCTTCCTGTTTCAATCTTGTTTCTACATCATCATTTATCTCTTTTGAAAAACTTTTAAATACATATTTACTTCCTCTTGGTACATCTTTTAGAACTATCACCTGTCCTGGTTGAGCACTTTTATTGTCTCTATTACCATTTTCAAGTTCAATCTTATTTATGTACCCTCCACCAAGTTTTTCATAATCTCTTGATAGGAAAATTATTCCATCTCCAAGTACTACTTTACTGCTAAGTTTAAGCTTTTTACCATTTAATGTTCCTATATTTTTACCAAGATTAAATGAGTAATTTTTGTTGATTAAATCTTTATCATTTCCATAGAAGTAACCTTTGCTGTAACCTCTATTAAATATCTCACTTGTTCTCTCTTTTACATCTATTCCATCTATAAGATTTTTATAATAAGAAACTGTTTCAAATACATAATTAGGGTCTTTCATACGACCTTCAACTTTGATACTGTCTATTCCAATCTCTTTTAATTTCTTTATCTCATTAAATCCATAAAGCTGGTCTTTAGGACTTAGATGATATCCCTTTTCTCCATTTCCCTTTTCATAGAGCTTTCTGCATGGCTGAGCACACATACCTCTATTTCCACTTCTGCTACCTATAAAACTGCTCATATAACAGTTTCCTGAATAGCATATACAAAGTGCACCTGATACAAATATTTCAAGCTCTATTGATGTATTTTCTCTTATTTTCTTTATCTCTTCAAAAGTCATCTCTCTAGGAAGTACAACTCTTGAAAAACCTATTTTTCTTAAATATTCAGCTTCATAATGATTTCCAACTGTCATCTGTGTACTTCCATGGTATTCCATATCAGGAAAATTTTCCTTCATATAGCTAAAATATCCAAGGTCCTGTACAATTACAGCATCCAAACCATGTTCATAAAGTATCTTAAGATTTGGATATAGAAATTCCATCTCCTTTTCCATCATTATTGTATTTAGAGTAAGAAATATCTTTACCCCTCTTGCATGGGCATAATCAAGTGCCTGTTTATACTCTTCAAGAGTGAAGTTCTGTGCATTTCTTCTAGCTCCAAATCCCTGAAGACCCATATATATTTCCTGTGCTCCTGCTTTTACAGCAGCATAAAATCTCTCCATATTTCCCGCTGGGGCTACTATTTTCATCTATTACCTCTCATTATCTATTAATTCTTCATATACAGCTTTCACCTTTTTATTCAACTCATCAAGTGAGCAGCTGTTATCTATAACTATATCTGCATGTTCCTCTTTATACTTCTGTGGAAACTGTGCATCTATTATCTTTTGAGCAAGTTCTTTTGAACTTCCATCACGAGCCATTATTCTCTTCACCTGTACCTCTCTTGGTACCACTACAACTACTATTTTATCACATAGATATTCAACATGTGACTCAAACAGTAGCGGTATATCAAATATAATAATACGACCCTTATTCAGACTGTTTTTTTTATCAATAAAATACTTTATTACCTGAGGATGAAGAAGTGCATTTAATCTCTTTAAAAGCTCTCTATTTTCAAAAGCCTTCTCTCTCGTCTTTTCTCTTACTATTTCTCCATTACAGTCAAGTATCTCTTTTCCAAATATCTCTACCATTTTATCTTTGTTTTCTTTTAAATCACTGAGCTCTCTTGCAACTTTGTCTGCATCTACTATCTCTGCTCCTAAGCTTGCAAAAATGGAACTCACTGTGGATTTTCCACTTGCTATACCACCTGTCAATCCTACTATCATAATCCACCTCTTAAATGTTATATATCACCGCTCCAACTATTCCACATCCTACCATAACATATATAGGGCTGGTTTTAAATTTTCTTAAAATAAACATCGAAACTGCAAAGAGTACAACTGATATATAATTAATATTTATATTACTCCAATCTACAACTTTCTGTCCAAAGAAAGCAAGATAAATTATTGAAATTCCTGCTGCTCCAAT harbors:
- a CDS encoding cupin domain-containing protein; its protein translation is MSSIGERIKKSRNEMGLSLRELASRVDLSASFLSQIEQGKASPSIENLKKIATALDVKVSYLIEDEEEKNNTELVRRNERKYIESLDSNTKMALLTTSNIDKTMEPILYEIGPYGESGRSYYSHHGEEFIFIVEGKLDIYIDDELHSLNEGDSLYFKSSQKHRFKNSTDKATRAIWVVNPPTF
- a CDS encoding CinA family nicotinamide mononucleotide deamidase-related protein, which produces MKAAIILVGTELLNGAMVDTNSIYIAQELNKYGIELEMKFTVRDFKDEIYKTIDYCKKNVDLIIMSGGLGPTIDDITKEVIANYLGKKLIVEEEELKVLKEKFEKAHIAFKNINVKEVEKPEGAVSFTNDVGMAPAIYIDGIAAFPGVPRELYNMLPKFLAWYAKKNNLKIDEIYIKDLITFGLAESLIDESIRDLFTEDDIYYEFLVKDYGILIRMQTKASNKNKVEKIVKKIYNKIGEFIFGEDNDRLETKVVELIKRLKMDISVAESCTGGLLASTLIDVPGVSDILKEGIVSYSNQAKIERLGVRKETLESFGAVSEETAREMVLGLKSDIALSTTGIAGPGGGTKSKPVGLVYIGIRVKDKVYVEKRVFNGDRSRIRRKAVSQALFSLIKILNEDV
- a CDS encoding phosphatidylglycerophosphatase A, producing MNKHKNFIRNLGTWFGLGDMPKAPGTFGTLGGIPVFIVLSFIRQFFPNNMIYNSFYLAFLVTFFAVAVYVSDICEREIFKKKDPQNVVIDEVLGYLTTLFLVNPVGLYQNCMAMGIAFIIFRFLDITKIGPIDKSQHFENGVGVVLDDFLAGVIGNFIMVCIWSIFF
- a CDS encoding U32 family peptidase gives rise to the protein MKIVAPAGNMERFYAAVKAGAQEIYMGLQGFGARRNAQNFTLEEYKQALDYAHARGVKIFLTLNTIMMEKEMEFLYPNLKILYEHGLDAVIVQDLGYFSYMKENFPDMEYHGSTQMTVGNHYEAEYLRKIGFSRVVLPREMTFEEIKKIRENTSIELEIFVSGALCICYSGNCYMSSFIGSRSGNRGMCAQPCRKLYEKGNGEKGYHLSPKDQLYGFNEIKKLKEIGIDSIKVEGRMKDPNYVFETVSYYKNLIDGIDVKERTSEIFNRGYSKGYFYGNDKDLINKNYSFNLGKNIGTLNGKKLKLSSKVVLGDGIIFLSRDYEKLGGGYINKIELENGNRDNKSAQPGQVIVLKDVPRGSKYVFKSFSKEINDDVETRLKQEEQRLEINGEFVAKIGEYPKLILRAVNNFGQVVEAVKIGDKIVEKASKKSLTSDEVKEKVGQLGDTTLALDSLDVTIDEGIFMPLSILKGLKRDCAEELTGKIVESYRRKAPARYSLPVGNEAKREVTLSAIVSNKEQEKIVREYGIAKILHRGIDIAKEGRLEEQDLNSKLASNLYQLLENKNSDVTVNWNLNITNRYTVEELCKIGKVDTVILSPEISFEKIKEIGKTRARKAILGYSRLKGMHVEIPLFENDKETITNSEGDIFTAVKTANGNTEIYLSRPLNILNDLYKMSDLMIDEVVLEFTIETPEEVGEVLNNIKDRKGIYRAYNYERGVY
- the coaE gene encoding dephospho-CoA kinase (Dephospho-CoA kinase (CoaE) performs the final step in coenzyme A biosynthesis.) yields the protein MIVGLTGGIASGKSTVSSIFASLGAEIVDADKVARELSDLKENKDKMVEIFGKEILDCNGEIVREKTREKAFENRELLKRLNALLHPQVIKYFIDKKNSLNKGRIIIFDIPLLFESHVEYLCDKIVVVVVPREVQVKRIMARDGSSKELAQKIIDAQFPQKYKEEHADIVIDNSCSLDELNKKVKAVYEELIDNER